Proteins from a genomic interval of Thunnus maccoyii chromosome 1, fThuMac1.1, whole genome shotgun sequence:
- the mrps11 gene encoding 28S ribosomal protein S11, mitochondrial: MFKLNCILFSSVSKVCRQFAAPLNANGRSICGSSAVRLQDAAAATKVSSKDFSQTPPLPGQDSPLRWGGKKFEELPIAHIKATYNNTHIQLTDSAGQSMVRTSCGTEGFKNIKKSTPIAAQTAGLSAAAKATSKGVTFVRVVVKGLGPGRLSAIKGLTMGGLEVVSITDSTPVPHNGCRPRKARRM, from the exons atgtttaaattaaattgtatatTATTCAGTTCTGTGAGTAAGGTTTGCCGTCAGTTTGCTGCCCCCTTAAATGCAAATGGGAGATCTAT ATGTGGAAGCAGCGCTGTCAGACTGCAGGACGCCGCAGCAGCCACCAAAGTCTCCTCTAAAGACTTCAG TCAGACTCCTCCACTGCCTGGTCAGGACAGTCCACTCAGATGGGGTGGAAAGAAGTTTGAGGAATTACCAATTGCTCACATTAAAGCCACATACAACAA CACACACATCCAGCTGACAGACAGCGCGGGACAGTCGATGGTCAGGACGTCCTGTGGAACAGAGGGCTTCAAGAATATTAAGAAGTCGACACCAATCGCTGCTCAGACTGCAGGCCTTTCTGCTGCTGCG AAAGCCACATCGAAGGGAGTGACGTTTGTTCGTGTTGTGGTCAAAGGTCTTGGCCCTGGACGTCTG TCTGCGATCAAAGGGTTGACGATGGGAGGCCTGGAGGTGGTATCGATCACTGACAGCACCCCCGTGCCACACAATGGATGCCGCCCACGCAAAGCCAGGAGGATGTGA
- the mrpl46 gene encoding 39S ribosomal protein L46, mitochondrial isoform X1 → MASPCRKMASRSLIQFMACFGRTAAGNSVFRQFSGSPVCRATLQTNMLTERPSSPWSLTAAVCLQRLPVISADSSPIEQQVTTMMQQMELEKSLLADHELRLLEDAERMSRKQAADYDSDEEDDHRHQETVLAQDLEDSWEQKLKSFQPAPRVRGDVDKDLTSVERCLADSLVLLSKQQVGGSEMWLLPQTQWQEGETLRQTAERALASLPGASFKATFLGNAPCGVYKYKLPKAVRTEGSIGTKVFFFKAVLSDSGPSAAPNAPFLWVRKSELQRYLKPAYMMKVDRFILSL, encoded by the exons ATGGCTTCGCCCTGTAGAAAGATGGCGAGTCGGTCTCTCATACAGTTCATGGCTTGTTTCGGGAGGACAGCGGCCGGTAACTCGGTGTTTCGTCAGTTTTCCGGCAGTCCTGTGTGTCGGGCGACTTTACAGACCAACATGTTAACAGAAAGACCAAGTTCTCCATGGAGTTTGACGGCCGCGGTGTGTCTGCAGAGGTTGCCGGTGATCTCAGCGGACAGCAGCCCGATAGAGCAGCAGGTCACAACCATGATGCAGCAG ATGGAGCTGGAGAAAAGCTTGCTGGCGGACCATGAGCTGCGGCTGCTGGAAGACGCTGAGAGAATGAGTCGCAAGCAGGCAGCTGACTATGACTCTGACGAAGAGGATGACCACAGACACCAGGAAACCGTGCTGGCTCAGGACCTGGAAGACTCCTGGGAGCAGAAGTTGAAGAGCTTCCAGCCTGCGCcgagggtcagag GTGATGTGGATAAGGACTTGACCTCAGTGGAGCGCTGCCTGGCCGACTCGCTGGTTCTTCTATCCAAGCAGCAGGTGGGTGGCTCTGAGATGTGGCTGCTACCTCAGACTCAGTGGCAGGAAGGAGAAACCCTGCGACAGACGGCCGAGAGAGCCCTCGCCTCCCTGCCAG GAGCCAGTTTTAAGGCGACTTTCCTCGGCAACGCCCCCTGCGGAGTGTACAAGTACAAACTGCCCAAAGCTGTTCGGACGGAGGGCTCGATCGGAACAAAGGTATTCTTCTTCAAAGCCGTTCTGTCCGACAGCGGTCCCTCCGCAGCCCCGAATGCTCCTTTTCTGTGGGTGAGGAAAAGCGAACTGCAGCGCTATCTGAAACCAGCTTACATGATGAAGGTCGACCGCTTCATCCT
- the mrpl46 gene encoding 39S ribosomal protein L46, mitochondrial isoform X2, translated as MMELEKSLLADHELRLLEDAERMSRKQAADYDSDEEDDHRHQETVLAQDLEDSWEQKLKSFQPAPRVRGDVDKDLTSVERCLADSLVLLSKQQVGGSEMWLLPQTQWQEGETLRQTAERALASLPGASFKATFLGNAPCGVYKYKLPKAVRTEGSIGTKVFFFKAVLSDSGPSAAPNAPFLWVRKSELQRYLKPAYMMKVDRFILSL; from the exons ATG ATGGAGCTGGAGAAAAGCTTGCTGGCGGACCATGAGCTGCGGCTGCTGGAAGACGCTGAGAGAATGAGTCGCAAGCAGGCAGCTGACTATGACTCTGACGAAGAGGATGACCACAGACACCAGGAAACCGTGCTGGCTCAGGACCTGGAAGACTCCTGGGAGCAGAAGTTGAAGAGCTTCCAGCCTGCGCcgagggtcagag GTGATGTGGATAAGGACTTGACCTCAGTGGAGCGCTGCCTGGCCGACTCGCTGGTTCTTCTATCCAAGCAGCAGGTGGGTGGCTCTGAGATGTGGCTGCTACCTCAGACTCAGTGGCAGGAAGGAGAAACCCTGCGACAGACGGCCGAGAGAGCCCTCGCCTCCCTGCCAG GAGCCAGTTTTAAGGCGACTTTCCTCGGCAACGCCCCCTGCGGAGTGTACAAGTACAAACTGCCCAAAGCTGTTCGGACGGAGGGCTCGATCGGAACAAAGGTATTCTTCTTCAAAGCCGTTCTGTCCGACAGCGGTCCCTCCGCAGCCCCGAATGCTCCTTTTCTGTGGGTGAGGAAAAGCGAACTGCAGCGCTATCTGAAACCAGCTTACATGATGAAGGTCGACCGCTTCATCCT